Within Microbacterium oryzae, the genomic segment TGGATGCGGCGCACGGTCTCCGCGTGCAGCCAGGCGCCCTCATCGTCGAGGTCGTCGCGGGCGACGCCCGTCACGGTCGCGTAGCGCAGCCGCATCCGCTGCACGCTCTCCGCCACGCGCCGCGGCTCGTCGGTGTCGTAGTCGGCCGGGCGCCCGGTGTCGATCTGGCAGAAGTCGCAGCGGCGCGTGCACTGCGCTCCGCCGATGAGGAACGTCGCCTCGCGGTCCTCCCAGCACTCGAAGATGTTGGGGCAGCCCGCCTCCTGGCACACGGTGTGGAGCTCCTCGCTCTTCACGAGAGCGTGCAGCTCGCGGTACTCCGGCCCCTGACGGGCGGTGGTCTTGATCCACGACGGCTTCCGCTCGATCGGGGTCTGCGCGTTCCGCACCTCCAGGCGCAGCAGCCGTCGGCCATCCGGTGCCGCGCTCATGCTGCGACCGTCGCTTCCTCGGCGGCGAACGCCGCCACCACGGCGTCCACGACGTCGAGGGGCGTCACCCGGCGGCCGGTCTCCGCGCTCATCGTGGTGACGCCGGCGTCGGCGATGCCGCACGGGACGATCTGCGAGAAGCCGTCGAGCCCGTTGTCGCAGTTGAGGGCGAAGCCGTGCAGCGAGACGCCCTCCGTGACGCGCACGCCGATGGCGGCGACCTTGTCCTCGCGCCCGTCCCCGACCCAGACGCCGCTGCGCCCGGGCACGCGGCGGCCGGCGACGTCGTGCTCGCCGATCGCCCTGATGAGGAGGCGCTCGAGTCGGCGCACGTGATCGACGACGGCGTGCGGCTGCGGCAGGCGCAGGATCGGATAGCCGACGAGCTGACCGGGGCCGTGCCACGTGATCTTCCCGCCCCGATCGACGTCGATGACGGGGGTGCCGTCGCGCGGGCGCTCGTGGGGCTCGGTGCGGCGACCGGCCGTGTAGACCGGGTCGTGCTCGAGGAGGATCAGGGTGTCGGGCCGATTCCCCGCGACCACCTCGGCGTGGATCCGGCGCTGGAGCGCCCAGCCCTCCTGGTACGGCACCCGATCGGGCCCGAGACCCGCCACCAGCACATCGATCACGCCTGCTCCCCCTTGCGTCGCATTCTTGGATTGCGTCCAACAATAGCGTCGAGGCACGGCACGCTGACCATTGCGCGCCCCGAGGCGCGTCCTGCCCGGATGGCGCGGGCCGCGACCGCACACTCGCTCCGAGACCGCGTGCGCTCCGAGACCGCGTGTGCGCTCCGAGACAGCGCGTGCGCTCACCGGCCGTCGCTCGGAAACAGCGCTCGTGCGCCGAAACCGCCCGCTCGCTCGCGGACGGGGCTCCGAGAGAGCGCTGGCGCTCCGAGACAGCGCGTTCGCTCGCGGACCGCGTGCGAGCCACGCAGTCTCGGAGCGTCGACGCGGGGCAGCCCCGGCGAGCTCCTCGCCGCTCAGCCCTCACCCCACGACCACCTCGCCCTCGACCTCTGCGCACGGGAGTATCTTGGACTCCGTCCACTTTTCCTCGTCGAAAGCCGTCATGCCCTCTCGCGCCCTCGCCGCCGCCGCTCTGCTGGCCCCGCTCGTCCTCCTCGCCTCGTGCGCCGCTCCCGACGCCGGCGAGGACGCCGTCACCGAGACGGGCGGCACGCTCGTCTACGCCACCGGCGACGCGGAGCCGACCTGCCTCGACCCGCACGTGGGCGGCAACTACCCGCAGGCGCTCCTCAGTACGCAGTACCTCGAGCCGCTCTTCGGCCGCGACGCCGAGGGCACGATCCGGCCCTGGCTCGCCACCGACTGGGAGACCTCCGAGGACGGGCTGACCTGGGACCTGACCCTCCGCGACGACATCTCGTTCACCGACGGCACGCCGTTCGACGCCGAGGCCGTCAAGGCGAACATCGAGCATCTGCAGGACCCGAACACGGCCTCGTCGACGGGCTACCTCGCGGTGGAGCAAATCGACGAGATCGAGGTCGTCGACCCTGCGCACGTGCGCCTGCACCTCTCGACGCCGAAGTCCGCCCTCCTCGAGGCGCTCAGTCAGCCGTGGACGGCGATGGAGTCGCCCGCGGGCATCGAGCGCGGACAGGACGAGAACTGCCAGGCCCCCATCGGCACCGGCCCGTTCGTCGTCGATGAGTGGGTGCCGCAGCAGCGCGTGGAGCTCTCCCGCAACGACGACTACGTCGCCACGAACCCGGAGGCCGATCACGACGGCGCGGCGCACCTCGACGGCATCGAGTGGCGCTTCATCCCCGACGCCGCGACCCGTCAGGCCGCGCTCGCCTCGGGCGAGGTCGACGTCATCGACAACCCGCTTCCCTCCGACATCGTCTCCGCCGAGGGCCAGGGCATCACGCACATCGACGCGCCGCGTCCGGCGTCGTCCAACCGCATCGAGCTCAACAGCGCGCAGGCGCCGTTCGACGACATCCGCGTGCGCGAGGCCTTCGTGCGCGCGGCCGACCCGAACCCGGGCATCGAGTCGCTGTTCCTCGGCACCGCCGAGCGCTCGTACTCGCCGCTGTCGAGCATGGAGCCGCTGGCCTACGCCGACCCGGCGCTGTTCGAGACCGACGCCGACGCGGCGGCCGCGCTCCTCGACGAGGCCGGATGGTCCGAGCGCGACGACGACGGAACCCGCCTGAAGGACGGCGAGCGGCTCACGGTCCGCTTCCCCGTGTCGACGGATCAGTCCACGGCGGCCGAGCAGTCGCTGTTCGAGCAGATCCAGGAGAACGCCGCCAGTGTCGGCTTCGACGTCGTGCTCGATCCCGTCGACCTCTCGACCTGGTACGGCGCCCTCGGCGCCCACGAGTACGAGGCGGTGAGCGCGCCGTACACGACCGTCGGCCCCGACGTCCTGCGCATCCTCTACCACTCCTCGGGAACCGTGCCCGCGCCATCCGGCTACTTCGCCAACCACGCGATGCTGCAGCTGCCCGAACTCGACGAGGCGCTGGATGCGGCGGCTTCCGCCCTCGACCCCGACGAGCGCGCCGAGCGCTACACCGAGGCGCAGCGGATCGTGCTGGAGAGCTACGCCGTGCTGCCGCTCTACGACCAGCAGAACCACTTCCTCGTGAAGGGGGCGACCGGCATCGCCACCCTCGGGACCGTCGCGACGCCGACGTTCGTGAACGCTCAGCTGACCGACTGACGCGGCGGATGGCTGCGGTGCGGTGGCTCGCCGCGCGTCTCGCGCGCGCGGTGCTCGTCGTGTGGATCGTCGCGACAGTCGTGTTCTTCGCGCTGCGCGCGTCGGGCGACCCGCTCGAGGCGATCCTCGGCGGCCCCGGATCGCAGGCGGGCCCCGAGGCGGTCGCGGCGGCGGAGCGAGAGTACGGGCTCGACCGGCCGCTCGTCGTGCAGTACGCCGTGCAGCTCGGCCGGATCGCGACCCTGCAGCTGGGCGACTCCTACGCCCGGCGGCAGAGCGTCGCGGAGCTCATCTGGCAGCAGCTGCCCTCGACGCTCGTGCTGGCCGTGCTCGCGCTGGCGCTCGCGTGGGTGCTCGCCGTGGTCGGGGCGATCATCGCGACGACCGCGCGCGGACGGATCGGCCGCGCGGTGAACGCCCTGCTCCGCGGGGTCGAGATCGCCGCCACCGTGATGCCGCAGTTCTGGCTCGGCGCGGTGCTCATCCTCGTCTTCGCCTCGACGCTCGGCCTCCTGCCCGCCACGAGCGCGGGCAGTTCGCCGGCCGAGCTCGTGCTGCCCGTGGTGACCCTCGCCATCCCCATCGCCGGTTTCCTCGCGCAGGTCTCGCGCGACGCGCTCCTCGAGGCCGATCGCGCGCCGTTCGCCACCAGCGCCCGCGCGCGCGGCGCCGGCGAGCCGCGGCTGCTGCTGCGGCATACGCTCCGTCATGCGTCGCTGCCCGCCCTCGCGCTGTCGGGATGGGCGTTCGGCAACCTCCTCAGCGGCGCGGTCGTCGTCGAGGTGCTGTTCGCGCGCCCGGGGCTCGGGCGGCTGCTGCAGGAGGCGGCGCTCGCGCGCGACGTGCCGGTCGTCATCGGGGCGGTGTCGATCGTCGCGGTGCTGTACGTGGCGGTCATCGTGGTCGCCGACGCCGCCGAGCTCGTCGTCGACCCGCGGCTGCGCGGACCGCGCCCCGCGGCGCTCCGCATGCCCGATGTGGCGGTCGGCTCGTGAGGGCGCGGCTCGGATGGCCGGGGATCGTCGCGCTCATCCTCCTCGGCGTGCTCGTCGTCGCCGTGATCGCGCCGGGCGTGCTCGCCCCGCGGGATCCCCTCGCCATCGACCCGGCCGCCGCGTTCCTGCCGCCGTCGGCCGGCCATCCGCTCGGCACCGACGAGTCGGGGCGCGACGTGCTCGTGCGCATCGTGCACGGGGCCGCCGCGTCGGCGGGCATCGGCGTCTG encodes:
- the lipB gene encoding lipoyl(octanoyl) transferase LipB — translated: MIDVLVAGLGPDRVPYQEGWALQRRIHAEVVAGNRPDTLILLEHDPVYTAGRRTEPHERPRDGTPVIDVDRGGKITWHGPGQLVGYPILRLPQPHAVVDHVRRLERLLIRAIGEHDVAGRRVPGRSGVWVGDGREDKVAAIGVRVTEGVSLHGFALNCDNGLDGFSQIVPCGIADAGVTTMSAETGRRVTPLDVVDAVVAAFAAEEATVAA
- a CDS encoding ABC transporter substrate-binding protein — translated: MPSRALAAAALLAPLVLLASCAAPDAGEDAVTETGGTLVYATGDAEPTCLDPHVGGNYPQALLSTQYLEPLFGRDAEGTIRPWLATDWETSEDGLTWDLTLRDDISFTDGTPFDAEAVKANIEHLQDPNTASSTGYLAVEQIDEIEVVDPAHVRLHLSTPKSALLEALSQPWTAMESPAGIERGQDENCQAPIGTGPFVVDEWVPQQRVELSRNDDYVATNPEADHDGAAHLDGIEWRFIPDAATRQAALASGEVDVIDNPLPSDIVSAEGQGITHIDAPRPASSNRIELNSAQAPFDDIRVREAFVRAADPNPGIESLFLGTAERSYSPLSSMEPLAYADPALFETDADAAAALLDEAGWSERDDDGTRLKDGERLTVRFPVSTDQSTAAEQSLFEQIQENAASVGFDVVLDPVDLSTWYGALGAHEYEAVSAPYTTVGPDVLRILYHSSGTVPAPSGYFANHAMLQLPELDEALDAAASALDPDERAERYTEAQRIVLESYAVLPLYDQQNHFLVKGATGIATLGTVATPTFVNAQLTD
- a CDS encoding ABC transporter permease; this encodes MAAVRWLAARLARAVLVVWIVATVVFFALRASGDPLEAILGGPGSQAGPEAVAAAEREYGLDRPLVVQYAVQLGRIATLQLGDSYARRQSVAELIWQQLPSTLVLAVLALALAWVLAVVGAIIATTARGRIGRAVNALLRGVEIAATVMPQFWLGAVLILVFASTLGLLPATSAGSSPAELVLPVVTLAIPIAGFLAQVSRDALLEADRAPFATSARARGAGEPRLLLRHTLRHASLPALALSGWAFGNLLSGAVVVEVLFARPGLGRLLQEAALARDVPVVIGAVSIVAVLYVAVIVVADAAELVVDPRLRGPRPAALRMPDVAVGS